A single genomic interval of Cervus elaphus chromosome 19, mCerEla1.1, whole genome shotgun sequence harbors:
- the MRPL47 gene encoding 39S ribosomal protein L47, mitochondrial, which yields MAAASLAVFCRRVSAALKASTSLISPQALASTGCRFSLSLLTKNTSDVTSFHQCRLLHTTLSRRGLEEFFDDPKNWGEEKVKSGASWTCQQLRNKSNEDLHKLWYVLLKERNMLLTLEQEAKRQRLPMPSPERLEKVVDSMDALDKVVQEREDALRLLQTGQEKPRPGAWRRDIFGRIIWHKFKQWPIPWYLNKRYNRKRFFAMPYVERFVRLRIEKQARIKARKINLARKKEKFLQKKFPHLSEAQKSSAA from the exons ATGGCTGCTGCCAGTTTGGCTGTTTTCTGCAGAAGAGTCTCGGCCGCTCTGAAGGCTTCTACGTCGTTAATAAGTCCCCAAGCCCTTGCTAGCACAGG TTGCAGGTTTTCTCTTAGTCTGTTGACTAAGAATACATCAGATGTCACATCTTTTCACCAGTGTAGATTACTTCATACCACATTGTCTAGGAGAGGACTGGAAGAATTTTTTGATGACCCAAAGAACTGGGGGGAAGAAAAGGTGAAATCTG GAGCTTCATGGACCTGTCAGCAATTAAGGAACAAAAGTAATGAAGATTTACATAAACTTTG gtATGTTCtcctgaaagaaagaaacatgctCCTAACTCTAGAACAGGAAGCTAAGCGACAGAGGCTGCCAATGCCAAGCCCGGAGCGCTTAGAAAAG GTGGTAGATTCCATGGATGCATTAGATAAAGttgtccaggaaagggaagatGCCCTCAGACTTCTTCAGACTGGTCAAGAAAAGCCTAGACCTGGTGCTTGGAGAAGAGACATCTTTGGAAGAATCATCTG gCACAAGTTCAAGCAGTGGCCTATACCTTGGTACCTAAATAAAAGATATAATAGAAAACGATTTTTTGCAATGCCCTACGTGGAACGTTTTGTCAG aTTGAGAATTGAGAAACAAGCCCGCATCAAAGCAAGGAAGATAAATTTAGCacgaaagaaagaaaagtttcttCAGAAAAAGTTTCCACATCTTTCTGAAGCCCAGAAGTCAAGTGCTGCCTAA